From Flaviflexus ciconiae:
CTCCCATCTGCGGGGAACCCCCATCGCTCCTGATCGTAGGAAATCTCTGTGGCATCAAGCCGAGGAAGGTGCCTACTGCACCCGGTCCATTTCTGTTAGCGATTGTCCCATTTTCTATGCAGTCGATTAATTCTGACTATTGTGCATGCGTTGCTGGGAGAGGACGATGGGGATATGGATACTCCAAAGCCAGCGCAGACCGACACGACAGACTGGACTTTTGTCATTGATAAGGGATGTCCGGAGTGCGGCTATGCTCCGCACGATCCCAGGGATACGGCGGAGCGCCTCCGTGCCATGCCGGAACGGTGGGAAAAGGTGCTCAACCGCAAGGACGCAACCGAGCGACCAGGCGAGGATGTTTGGTCCCCGGTCGAATATGCTCGCCACTGCCTGGATCTCCTCCGGGTACTCAATCGGCGCGTGACCTCGATGCTTAACGAGGAGAACCCGCAACTAGAGGACTACGACGGCGAAGCCGAAGCCGTCAACGAGCGATTCTGGGAGGCTGATCCCGAACGCGTTAGCACGGACATTGCCGACGCGGTCCGGGAGGTTGCCGCCACCTATGACCGGATCGGGGAAGGGGAGTGGGGTCGCACCGGTGTGCGAAGCGACGGCAAGCTGTTCACGATTCTTGACATGAGCCGATACCTCCTCCACGACCTCGAACACCACCTCGTCGACGTTCGCGGCTAAGTGCTCAAAGGTTTGAACCTGGGGTTGAAGCTACGTTGAACAGAGGCTGAAACGCGGCCCGAATCTGGTGCAAGTTTTCCAAGTAGTTTCGGTTTCACGCATTAACCATGCATATCTCATTTATTTTTATGTGATTTCCCCGGACTTGCGCTTTTTCCACTTGGGAGAAATCGGACAGGTCGCGCGGTAGTAGAAGGTGTGGCCTGCCTAACTCAATTTGGTCGGTTCCGCCACATCCTGCGCCGACGCGGGAATTTCTCGGAAAAATGACTGAATAAATGCTTTATTCAGAGTATGCATTGCCAATTTACGCGCGTGTAATTACGTGGCTGTCTTTCGCTCCTACTACAATATGTAGTGTTCGCTTTTGAAAGGGGCACAAGATGTCGTTGTTGTCGGAGAATGCAGTCACTACCGCCACCACTGTTGTCAAGAGGGATGGCAGGACCGTTAATTTTGATCCGACCAAGATCTATCGTGCTGTCGAAGCCGCCCTGCTGAGCCGGGGAATTGAGGACTTTGACTTCGCCTCCGCGGTCACCCGGGATGTTGTTGAGAGCCTGCCCGGCCACTCCGTGGATATTCCGACTATTCAGCAGGCAGTCGAAGATCGACTCATGAAGTCGGACTACCCGGAAGTCGCTCGCGCCTATATTGAATACCGTCACGACCGGGATGTTGAGCGGGAGAGGGCCATGGATGTTCAGTACTCCGTTGGTCGCCTGCTTCGCAAGGACAAGGCTGTCGTCAACGAGAATGCCAACAAGGACGCGACTGTCTTCAACACCCAGCGTGACCTTACCGCCGGGTCCGTTGCTAAGGCTTTTGCGCTGAAGGAACTGCTTCCTCGGCCCGTTGCCAATGCGCACATCAAGGGCGATATCCACTTCCACGACCTGGACTACAACCCGTTCCAGCCAATGACGAACTGCTGCCTCATCGACATCCCGTCAATGCTCTCGGATGGCTTCCAGATCGGCAACGCACGCGTTGAGTCGCCGCGCTCCATCAACACCGCAACCGCACAGATCGCACAGATCATCGCGAATGTGGCGTCGAGCCAGTACGGTGGGTGTTCGGTTGACCGTACCGACGAGGTGCTCGCGCCCTACGCCCGGATCAACTACTCTAAGCACCTCGCCGAGGCAGAGACGTGGGTGGCCGAGGACAAGCGTGAAGAGTACGCGATGGCGAAGACCCGCAAGGACATCTACGACGCCATGCAGTCCCTCGAGTACGAGATCAACACCCTTTACTCTTCGAACGGACAGACCCCCTTCGTGACCCTCGGCTTTGGGCTGGGAACCGATGTTTTCGAGCGGGAAATCCAGAAAGCGATCCTTACCGTCCGCATTGGCGGAATTGGCAAGGACAAGCACACGGCAATCTTCCCGAAGCTTGTCTTCGGCCTCCGCCGCGGCGTGAACCTGGACCCCTCGGATCCGAACTACGACATCAAGCAACTCGCACTCGAGTGCTCGACGAAGCGCATGTACCCGGATGTTCTCTCCTACGACAAGCTCACGGAGATCGAGGGCGACTACAAGGTGCCGATGGGGTGCCGTTCGTTCCTGCCCAAGTGGGTTGATCCCGTCACGGGTGAAGCCGTCAACGCGGGCCGCAATAACCTTGGCGTTGTCACCCTGAACGTCCCCAGGATCGCCATCGAGGCACGCGGCGACGTGGGTCGCTTCTGGGAGCTTCTCGACGAGCGCATGGATGTTCTCAAGGAGGCGCTGCTCTTCCGCATCAAGCGCTGCGAGGAAGCAGTCCCGGAGAACGCCCCGATCCTCTATAAGCACGGTGCGCTCGGCCGCCCTTCGGGCAATGAGCCGGACTCGGTCACGGAGTTCTTCCGCAAGCACCGCGCCACCGCATCGATCGGCTACATCGGTCTTTACGAGGCAGCGACCTGCTTCTACGGGCCGGACTGGGAGACGAACCGTGAAGCCAAGGACTTCACGCTCGAGATCATCAAGACGATGAACAGCTACGCCGAGCAGTGGCGCGAAGAGCACCCGTACTGGTTCTCCGTGTACGCCACGCCATCGGAGTCGCTCACGGATCGGTTCTGCCGGCTGGACCGTGAGAAGTTCGGCGACATTGCTGACGTCACGGACAAGGACTACTACACGAACTCGTACCACTACGACGTTCGTAAGAAGATCACGCCGTTCGAAAAGATCGAGTTTGAGGCCGAATACCCGCAGTACTCGAAGGGTGGATTCATCCACTACTGCGAGTATCCGAAACTGACCCACAACACGAAGGCTCTCGAGACCGTCTGGGACTTCGCCTACGACCGAGTTGCCTACCTCGGAACGAACACTCCGATCGACAAGTGCTACGAGTGTGGTTTCGAAGGTGAGTTCAAGGCAACCGCCGCCGGCTTCGCCTGCCCCGACTGCGGTAACGAAGACCCGAAGACCTGTGACGTTGTGAAGCGCACCTGCGGCTACCTCGGTAACCCGCAACGCCGCCCCATGGTCCACGGCCGTCACGCAGAGATCGCCAGCCGCGTGAAGCACATGGATGAGGTTGAACGCTAGCCGTGCCTCTCATCGATGCTGACGGAGTGACGCAGCCCGCCACCGGAGAGTGGCAGGGCAGCGTCCTCTCGTCCAGCTACATTGCTGACTACAAGCCATTCAATTTCGTCGACGGCGAGGGAGTGCGGTGTTCCCTCTACGTCTCCGGGTGCCCGTTCAAGTGCCCAGGTTGCTACAACGAGGCAGCGCAGTCCTTCCGGTACGGCAAGAAGTACGACGAGGAACTCGAAGAACGAATCTTTGCCGACGTCGCCCAGCCCTATGTGGCGGGACTGTCCTTCGTCGGTGGCGAGCCATTCCTCGCTACCCCCGTGCTTCTCCGTATCGCCCGCAGGCTCCGAGAAGAGTTCGGGGACGAGAAGACGATCTGGATCTGGTCCGGGTACACCTACGAGCAGTTGCTTGACGAGGGGCGGACAAGAACGAGCTCCTCGACCTGTGCGATGTTCTCGTGGACGGTCCGTTTATCAAACGGCTCTACCACCACGATCTTGCCTTCCGCGGTTCCTCGAACCAGCGGATTATCGACCTCAGGGCATCCGCGCAGGAAGGCTCTGCCGTCCTCTGGGAGAGCGGACGAAGGGACACCGAAGAGGCCGTACCGTTCCTCACCCCGGCAGCCCCGCGCTCCTAGGGTTAACGGTTTGAAGTCGGCGGGGTGGTCCGACTCTTAGTGGGGCCACCCCCGGTGGTCGGTGGGTGCCCGTTCTCACCCTGATGCGTGGTGCGGGGGACTAGCATCGGCGGGCTATGCTGGCGGCGATGACGAAATCTGTTTTGCGGGAACCGGGAATGCCGCTCCTGGTGGCGATGACCGCGTTCGGTTTTACTGGCTACGCCGCTCTCATGCCCGTGGCCCCGCTGTGGGCGGCGCACGGCGGAGCGGACGCTGGCGGGGTTGGCCTCGTCAACGGCGTACTCATGCTCGCCACGGTCCTCACTCAGCTCATGGTCCCTGCCGCCCTGAGGCGGCTCGGCTGGGTTCCCGTCCTCGTGGGCGGAGTGACCTTCCTGGGGCTTCCCACCGCCGGGTTCTTTTTCAGCGATGATCTCCTGTCGATCCTGTTTTTCTCTGCCCTGAGAGGGATTGGCTTCGGGATTATTACTGTCACGGGCAGTGCACTAACGGCGGAACTCGTGCCAGTGATGAGGAGGGGCGAGGCTATTGGCATGTACGGTCTTGCCGTAGCTCTCCCGCAGATCGTTTTCGTTTCTGCGGGCGCCTGGATTGTTGATCAGTTCGCATTCGAAGTCATCTTCGCCGTTGGCCTCCTCCCCATTCTCGGAGTCTTTCCGGCCTGGAAACTTGGCCAACGAGTGGGTCGAGTGCCTAAGCCACTCGACCCGCCGCCCTACCGCGCACTCGTGCGCCCCATGATTCTGCTCCTCGCCGTGACGCTTGCCGGCGGCGTTCTCATTACCTTTATGGCGCAGATGGTTGCGAGCTCAGGGCTGGTCACCGTGGCGCTCCTTGTCATGCTGGTGACAACGGCGTTCGTGCGGTGGCGGGTCGGAATGACGGCGGACCGAGTGGGTCCCGGCAAGTTCGTTCTTCCGCTCGTCATGAGCACGGTGATCGGGCTCGTTCTCATTTCCTTCGCGGTCCGTGATCCCATTGACACCTCGGTTCCGCTGCTCATCATCGGCTCGTTCTTCGTTGGTGCGGCCTATGGCGGGCTCCAGAACCTTACACTTCTGCTGTCATTCGGGGCCGTTGATCGCCAGCATTACGGCGCAGCATCGACCACGTGGAACGTGGGATTCGATATGGGAACCGGTACCGGGTCGATCCTGATCGGCTGGATTGCCACCGGGTCCGATTTCAGCACCGGCCTGCTGGTGGCTGCCGGTATCTCCGCGCTAACCATCCCGCTGGCTCTCCGCAGTCGCAAGTCCTGACCCTCACTCGGGCCCTTTGGGAACTGTGGGTGGTGACGGATAGATTGGGGCTCGCTTGGAAGAATAGTGCGCTCACTGAACGCGCCGGATCGGTAAACCTTCGTGCCGGGTTTGGGGGAATTCGTCCAACCGGGCTGTCCAGGTAATTACTCAGTGCTTTTCCAGCGTATGCTCAGCAAGTAAACGGAGATGGTGGAATTGGGAGCGGGCGTGGACGAAGACTTTGAGGGCCGGGGAGTACCGGTCAGGATTGCAGCCTCAGCCGCATTCATGATTGTGGTACTCATTCACCTGGTCGGTCAGATCTTTGCCTCATCCTCGATAGTGACCGAAGGCAGTCAGGTGCTGCTTATGCCGGTGCTGGCGGCGGTGCTCTGGACGGGAACCACATCCCCGCGCGGACGCCTTGTCGTCATGGCTTTCGTGGCGCTGTTCTTCTCCTGGGTGGGGGATACGCTCCCGCGATTCCTTGACGGGGAAACCGGATTCGCGGCAATGATCGCTGGCTTCCTCATCGCCCAGGTCTTCTACGTCGTAGCCTTCTGGCCCTACCGGCACCAGTCGATCCTGCGGCAGCCACTCCTCGTTATCCCTTACGCGGTCGCCGCAGCGGTTCTTGTTGCCATATGCTTCGACGGAGCAGGAGAACTCGCTGTCCCAGTTATTCTCTACGCGCTCGTTATTGCGGCTATGGCGGTGCTGGCCACGGGGCTGGGTCCGGTTGCCACGATGGGTGGAATCATCTTCATCATTTCCGATGCGCTGATTGCCCTGCGAGCGTTTGCAGGGTTTGAGCTTCCCGGTCACAGTTTCTGGGTGATGCTCACCTACATCCTGGGCCAGTCCCTCCTTATCTCGGCTGTCGAAGCCAAAGTAGCGGTGGAACCAAACCCGAGTCCCCGGTAGGTTAGTAACCCCGGTAATCAACCAATCCCGACGGCCCTGGCGCTCCTCGGAACCCGTTTCTGGTGAGCACGGTAAGCCGTACAGAAGGGAACGAACGCCATGAAAATCAGCCTGCCCGACGACTGCGGAAATGCGCCACGCATTGGAATCACCAACGACATTGTTGCCGCCTGGGCGCGTGGTGACCGTGAAGTGCTCGACGAATGGTCGGCAGAAGACATCGAGTGGGAATGGGCAGGGTCGGATGATCCGGTACCCGTCGATGGTGAGCCGGGACTGTTCCCCGGCGTCGTACCCGACGTGCTCACCATCGAGAACACGATTTCTCACGGTAAGTTTGCGTCCAGCCACGGATTTTTCGTGCAGGAGAACTCGGTAACCGACTTTGCGCTATTCTTCCGTTTCAAGAGTGCCGGAAAGCAAGCGAAAGTCGCCAGCGTGAAAGGCTTCCTCAGCAACTGAGCAAGCAGGTCGGCCCGTGTCCCGGCTGGCCGACGTC
This genomic window contains:
- the nrdD gene encoding anaerobic ribonucleoside-triphosphate reductase; translation: MSLLSENAVTTATTVVKRDGRTVNFDPTKIYRAVEAALLSRGIEDFDFASAVTRDVVESLPGHSVDIPTIQQAVEDRLMKSDYPEVARAYIEYRHDRDVERERAMDVQYSVGRLLRKDKAVVNENANKDATVFNTQRDLTAGSVAKAFALKELLPRPVANAHIKGDIHFHDLDYNPFQPMTNCCLIDIPSMLSDGFQIGNARVESPRSINTATAQIAQIIANVASSQYGGCSVDRTDEVLAPYARINYSKHLAEAETWVAEDKREEYAMAKTRKDIYDAMQSLEYEINTLYSSNGQTPFVTLGFGLGTDVFEREIQKAILTVRIGGIGKDKHTAIFPKLVFGLRRGVNLDPSDPNYDIKQLALECSTKRMYPDVLSYDKLTEIEGDYKVPMGCRSFLPKWVDPVTGEAVNAGRNNLGVVTLNVPRIAIEARGDVGRFWELLDERMDVLKEALLFRIKRCEEAVPENAPILYKHGALGRPSGNEPDSVTEFFRKHRATASIGYIGLYEAATCFYGPDWETNREAKDFTLEIIKTMNSYAEQWREEHPYWFSVYATPSESLTDRFCRLDREKFGDIADVTDKDYYTNSYHYDVRKKITPFEKIEFEAEYPQYSKGGFIHYCEYPKLTHNTKALETVWDFAYDRVAYLGTNTPIDKCYECGFEGEFKATAAGFACPDCGNEDPKTCDVVKRTCGYLGNPQRRPMVHGRHAEIASRVKHMDEVER
- a CDS encoding nuclear transport factor 2-like protein, encoding MKISLPDDCGNAPRIGITNDIVAAWARGDREVLDEWSAEDIEWEWAGSDDPVPVDGEPGLFPGVVPDVLTIENTISHGKFASSHGFFVQENSVTDFALFFRFKSAGKQAKVASVKGFLSN
- a CDS encoding 4Fe-4S single cluster domain-containing protein produces the protein MPLIDADGVTQPATGEWQGSVLSSSYIADYKPFNFVDGEGVRCSLYVSGCPFKCPGCYNEAAQSFRYGKKYDEELEERIFADVAQPYVAGLSFVGGEPFLATPVLLRIARRLREEFGDEKTIWIWSGYTYEQLLDEGRTRTSSSTCAMFSWTVRLSNGSTTTILPSAVPRTSGLSTSGHPRRKALPSSGRADEGTPKRPYRSSPRQPRAPRVNGLKSAGWSDS
- a CDS encoding MFS transporter; protein product: MTKSVLREPGMPLLVAMTAFGFTGYAALMPVAPLWAAHGGADAGGVGLVNGVLMLATVLTQLMVPAALRRLGWVPVLVGGVTFLGLPTAGFFFSDDLLSILFFSALRGIGFGIITVTGSALTAELVPVMRRGEAIGMYGLAVALPQIVFVSAGAWIVDQFAFEVIFAVGLLPILGVFPAWKLGQRVGRVPKPLDPPPYRALVRPMILLLAVTLAGGVLITFMAQMVASSGLVTVALLVMLVTTAFVRWRVGMTADRVGPGKFVLPLVMSTVIGLVLISFAVRDPIDTSVPLLIIGSFFVGAAYGGLQNLTLLLSFGAVDRQHYGAASTTWNVGFDMGTGTGSILIGWIATGSDFSTGLLVAAGISALTIPLALRSRKS
- a CDS encoding DinB family protein, which encodes MDTPKPAQTDTTDWTFVIDKGCPECGYAPHDPRDTAERLRAMPERWEKVLNRKDATERPGEDVWSPVEYARHCLDLLRVLNRRVTSMLNEENPQLEDYDGEAEAVNERFWEADPERVSTDIADAVREVAATYDRIGEGEWGRTGVRSDGKLFTILDMSRYLLHDLEHHLVDVRG
- a CDS encoding lysoplasmalogenase is translated as MDEDFEGRGVPVRIAASAAFMIVVLIHLVGQIFASSSIVTEGSQVLLMPVLAAVLWTGTTSPRGRLVVMAFVALFFSWVGDTLPRFLDGETGFAAMIAGFLIAQVFYVVAFWPYRHQSILRQPLLVIPYAVAAAVLVAICFDGAGELAVPVILYALVIAAMAVLATGLGPVATMGGIIFIISDALIALRAFAGFELPGHSFWVMLTYILGQSLLISAVEAKVAVEPNPSPR